In a single window of the Halanaerobiales bacterium genome:
- a CDS encoding ECF transporter S component, with amino-acid sequence MKFRKLSIVSIFSALAFIIMIFEINIPIFPFFLKLDFSEVPAIILAYLLGPIYGVMVVFLKNLLHLFISSNMGIGELANFLVGASFVASSAYFYQKRNLSYLFSSLIGTLTMGITSILVNLFVIIPLYKNVLNLPFEKILALTEKVNPYVNNLFTYLTLTIFPFNILKAALILLISYFIFIRIKKINYLK; translated from the coding sequence TTGAAGTTTAGAAAGCTTTCTATTGTTTCAATTTTTTCAGCTTTAGCTTTTATTATTATGATTTTTGAAATAAATATACCTATTTTCCCATTCTTTTTAAAGTTAGATTTTAGTGAAGTTCCAGCCATTATTTTAGCCTATTTATTAGGACCAATATATGGTGTAATGGTTGTTTTTTTGAAAAATTTATTACACTTATTTATCTCATCAAATATGGGTATTGGTGAGCTTGCCAATTTTTTGGTTGGTGCTTCCTTTGTAGCTTCATCTGCTTATTTTTATCAAAAAAGAAATTTATCTTATCTTTTTTCGTCTTTAATTGGCACTTTAACAATGGGGATTACATCAATTTTAGTAAATTTATTTGTAATTATTCCTCTTTATAAAAATGTGTTAAATTTACCCTTTGAAAAAATATTGGCATTAACTGAAAAAGTCAATCCTTATGTCAACAATTTATTTACTTATCTGACTTTAACAATTTTTCCTTTCAACATTTTAAAAGCAGCTCTTATTTTACTTATTAGCTATTTTATTTTTATTCGTATCAAAAAAATAAATTATTTAAAATAA